Below is a genomic region from Bacteroidota bacterium.
AAGATAATAGTGATGTTTATGATTTTATGGTCGATACTGGTGAAAATATAAGTATGAAGAGTTTTTACGGTCTTATTTTGAATTATTTAAAGATCATTAATGCATCCGGATAATTAGAGTTATTATTTCTTACACTTTTTATTATATCTGCTATTTAACTTATATAGCTTAGATTCCAATTGTTTTTTAGTTATTCTAAACCAAACCATATAATTCTGTTATATTTATAACAAAATGTTTATTCTATAAATAGAACTTGTATATTTGATTAATAAAGTATTCCGGATTTTTATTAGAATTGAAAGGAAAGAGTATTTTTGTTAACCACACACACACATTTTATTGATAAACAAATGGTATTAACAGGAACCGGGGTTGCTTTGGTAACTCCATTTTACAATGATGGTAGCATTGACTTTGCAGGGTTGAAAAAACTGATAAACTACGTTACTGACGGTGGGGTAGAATATTTGGTAGTTATGGGAACTACTGCAGAGGTGGCTACATTATCCCGATCGGAAAAGAAAGAGCTTATTGATTTTATTATTAAGAATAATAACAAGAAACTTCCTTTAGTTCTTGGGATAGGGGGAAATAATACGAGAGAGATTATAGAAGAAATATCATATACAGATCTCAGTAAATTCGAGGCTATTCTTTCTGTTTCGCCATACTACAACAAGCCTTCGCAAGAGGGGATTTACCGACATTTTGCAGCAATTGCCGAAGCATGTCCGATCGATGTAATTCTTTATAATGTACCGGGTCGTACAGCCTCAAATATTAAGCCGGAGACAATAATTAGATTAGCCGAGAATTTTGAAAATATCGTTGCGGTGAAAGAAGCTTCAGGCGATATGGTTCAGGCAATGACACTGATACAAAATAAACCGGAAGGCTTTCATGTAATTTCAGGAGATGATGCTTTAGCTCTTCCTATTACCTTTATGGGCGGCAGCGGAGTAATTTCGGTTATTGGTCAGGCTATTCCGGCAGATTTCTCTAATATGATACGTTTGGCGATGGAAGGAGAAATTAACGAGTCGAATAGCTTGCAATATAAGGTATTGGAGTTGATAGCTTTGATATTTGAAGAAGGAAATCCCACGGGAATAAAATCTCTGCTAAAAAAATTAAATATTTGTTCTGATTTTGTAAGATTACCACTAATTTCGGCATCAAATTCATTAAGCGGTAAAATAGATTTGGAAATTGACCGTTTATACGAGAAGGATTTGGAATTTTTCCATAATTAAAACAAGTTAGTTATGTTATCAGAGAAAATGCAGAAGGCATTAAATGATCAAATAAAACTAGAAGGCGACTCTTCACAGATTTATCTTTCAATGGCTGTATGGTCGGAGAATCAGGGAATGGAGGGAGTAGCCAAATTTATGTATGATCACGCAGATGAG
It encodes:
- the dapA gene encoding 4-hydroxy-tetrahydrodipicolinate synthase gives rise to the protein MVLTGTGVALVTPFYNDGSIDFAGLKKLINYVTDGGVEYLVVMGTTAEVATLSRSEKKELIDFIIKNNNKKLPLVLGIGGNNTREIIEEISYTDLSKFEAILSVSPYYNKPSQEGIYRHFAAIAEACPIDVILYNVPGRTASNIKPETIIRLAENFENIVAVKEASGDMVQAMTLIQNKPEGFHVISGDDALALPITFMGGSGVISVIGQAIPADFSNMIRLAMEGEINESNSLQYKVLELIALIFEEGNPTGIKSLLKKLNICSDFVRLPLISASNSLSGKIDLEIDRLYEKDLEFFHN